A genome region from Chloroflexota bacterium includes the following:
- a CDS encoding DedA family protein has product MPTIVGDVLGWIVGLVDTMGYAGLAIVVALENVFPPIPSEVILPLAGFLVGQGQMTFVGAIVASTVGSLVGALVLYWIGYVLGEDRTRALVRRYGRWAMLSEDDLDRAKSWFDNHGREAVFLARLAPLVRSVISIPAGVAKMPLWSFVLYTTLGSGLWNAALIVGGWALGANWQLVEQYQGLFSKVFVGLMALGIGWFVVRRLMNGGPSAQRERERSEASA; this is encoded by the coding sequence ATGCCGACCATAGTTGGTGACGTGCTGGGGTGGATCGTCGGACTGGTCGATACGATGGGGTACGCAGGGCTGGCGATCGTCGTCGCCCTGGAGAACGTCTTCCCGCCGATCCCATCCGAGGTGATCCTGCCGCTGGCCGGCTTCCTGGTGGGCCAGGGGCAGATGACGTTTGTCGGCGCGATCGTCGCCTCGACGGTGGGATCGCTGGTCGGGGCGCTGGTGCTGTACTGGATCGGGTACGTGCTGGGGGAGGACCGAACCCGCGCGCTCGTCAGACGGTACGGACGCTGGGCGATGCTGAGCGAGGACGACCTCGACCGGGCCAAGAGCTGGTTCGACAACCACGGGCGTGAGGCGGTGTTCCTCGCGCGGCTGGCGCCGCTGGTCCGCAGCGTGATCTCGATTCCGGCCGGCGTCGCCAAGATGCCGTTGTGGTCGTTTGTTCTGTACACGACGCTGGGCAGCGGCCTCTGGAACGCGGCGTTGATCGTGGGCGGCTGGGCGCTCGGCGCGAACTGGCAGCTGGTGGAGCAGTACCAGGGCCTGTTCTCGAAGGTGTTCGTGGGTTTGATGGCGCTGGGGATCGGCTGGTTCGTCGTGCGGCGGCTGATGAACGGTGGGCCGTCAGCACAGCGTGAGCGGGAGCGGTCGGAGGCGTCCGCCTGA
- a CDS encoding FAD-binding oxidoreductase: MIDQADVVVIGAGSFGSSTAYHLAQLGMRNVVLLDRFEPGSQTSPRAAGLTSQVRSTDTLTKLARRSVQKLERFETETGQPLRFAQSGALKIARRPEHVEQLEREVARARSLGVPLDFISPNAARDLCPVLEDRGILAMTFNPTDCNVEPSQLPIGYARAAQELGVTVLGNTPATGLVLGPGGVEKVVTPRGEIRTPLVVDAAGAWVRVVADLLGVRLPVVPTRHQLFITEPLDGVTPAMPIARVIDANVYIRHERGGLMLGGYEPNPKQYDLAALGPNFQIADLDLDIGVLRGLAKAVEEQFPVFQRPDLKIAEHRGGLPTMTVDDRYILGPVPGVRGFWLLTGCCVGGLSISPGLGEALAQWIVGGEPPMDLSEIGIQRFADRELPEDELRQLCLEAYANHYAANGGGGWTAPSGRR, encoded by the coding sequence GTGATCGATCAGGCTGACGTCGTCGTCATCGGCGCCGGATCGTTCGGCTCCAGCACGGCGTACCACCTCGCGCAGCTTGGCATGCGAAACGTCGTCCTGCTGGACCGCTTCGAACCGGGCTCCCAGACCTCGCCACGCGCCGCCGGCCTGACCAGTCAGGTCCGCTCCACCGACACCCTGACGAAGCTAGCCCGACGCTCGGTACAGAAGCTGGAGCGCTTCGAGACTGAGACCGGCCAGCCGCTCAGGTTCGCCCAGAGCGGCGCGCTCAAGATCGCCCGCAGGCCCGAGCACGTCGAACAGCTCGAGCGTGAGGTGGCTCGCGCCAGGAGCCTGGGCGTCCCGCTCGACTTCATCAGCCCGAACGCCGCGCGCGACCTCTGCCCCGTGCTGGAAGATCGCGGCATCCTGGCGATGACCTTCAACCCGACCGACTGCAACGTCGAGCCGTCGCAGCTGCCCATCGGCTACGCCCGCGCCGCGCAGGAGCTGGGCGTCACGGTCCTGGGCAACACCCCAGCGACCGGGCTGGTGCTCGGGCCGGGTGGCGTCGAGAAGGTCGTGACGCCGCGGGGCGAGATCCGCACGCCGCTGGTGGTGGACGCGGCCGGCGCCTGGGTCCGCGTCGTGGCCGACCTCCTGGGCGTCCGCCTGCCGGTGGTCCCCACGCGCCACCAGTTGTTCATCACGGAGCCGCTTGACGGCGTCACTCCAGCCATGCCCATCGCCCGGGTCATCGACGCCAACGTCTACATCCGCCACGAGCGCGGCGGCCTGATGCTCGGCGGCTACGAGCCGAACCCGAAGCAGTACGACCTCGCGGCTCTCGGACCGAATTTCCAGATCGCCGACCTCGACCTGGACATCGGCGTCTTGCGCGGGCTGGCGAAGGCCGTCGAAGAGCAGTTCCCGGTATTCCAGCGGCCGGACCTCAAGATCGCGGAGCACCGAGGCGGCCTGCCGACCATGACCGTGGACGACCGCTACATCCTCGGCCCGGTGCCCGGCGTGCGCGGGTTCTGGCTGCTGACCGGCTGCTGTGTGGGCGGCCTGAGCATCTCGCCGGGGCTGGGCGAAGCGCTGGCCCAGTGGATCGTCGGCGGCGAACCGCCGATGGACCTTTCGGAGATCGGCATCCAGCGCTTCGCCGACCGCGAGCTGCCGGAAGACGAGCTGCGGCAACTCTGCCTCGAAGCGTACGCCAACCACTACGCCGCGAACGGCGGCGGTGGCTGGACCGCTCCGAGCGGCCGACGGTAG
- a CDS encoding ABC transporter ATP-binding protein translates to MATPVTDTTAHLAIVCPPGSYAARNAARFGSEVERIFGRILKILKVPSEVMLRPNRITVTASDGGDAGSDLARDAVTTRYGPDGLAPSLGEHLARAVLHRLTAAIPDEERGSEAQSGTSESQRFFIEGAARFIAHQAAHGPRHAPPELLAAEQHCVETASRNKWRLPVYQAVVRGEDCIDDPELFAAIQEAFSAYLVDRDGLHEFLRFVAGAHRDPNHSAEIIFGKSLELLQVEWIASLRGDKGRRLISLWEFLRLVWPYLKPYPWRQVECLALMFISSISTQVTPFQLRTLIDMLGSDAAKIDPWEYGLPQAAWLLMVMSIAALFNITAIVRLVYVVNVLGQNVLRDLRLAYIDRVNGMNTGYFSGMRTGDLMARFTSDMSRLADPLARTMTYTIYYVILLVITFVSLVVLSWQLTLALLSILPVYVLIAKIIGPPLQRVTRGRQERLAQINTHLEEMVIAHPVIQIFNLQRFMRARMNPEVHEFRRVEIRGDFLRSVFEQASDVADLLDIRVVLFVGSILVLAQNDQAVSGIIGAITVGTMIAFSNLMGRFVRPIHSIGNLYAGVAVAAAALRRIENVLQQQPEDLGTPIGGTDQPPAVAQGIRYENVHFAYGLAPTLTDVSVEIPAGTSAAFVGPTGAGKTTLVNMLPRFYDPAAGSVKIDGRDIQEIALPSLRSSLSLVSQETALFNGTVRDNIVMGRLGATDDEIVAAAKAACIHEFIMTLPAGYDTIIGERGSRFSGGQRQRLAIARALLRDAPILILDEATSALDAETEHEILEELAEATRGKTVISITHRLALAMRSDRIYVLDGGRVVESGTHDELLADGGLYRKLFEDQNSALLEKNGTSNGARSGDGKHRASGAGESGMLTPT, encoded by the coding sequence ATGGCTACCCCGGTCACCGACACGACGGCGCATCTCGCCATCGTCTGCCCGCCGGGCTCCTACGCCGCGCGCAACGCCGCGCGGTTCGGGAGCGAGGTCGAGCGAATCTTCGGCCGCATCCTCAAGATCCTGAAGGTGCCCAGCGAGGTGATGCTGCGGCCGAACCGCATCACGGTGACGGCCTCTGACGGTGGCGATGCGGGCAGCGACCTGGCTCGCGACGCGGTCACAACGCGCTACGGCCCGGACGGCCTCGCGCCGAGCCTTGGCGAGCATCTGGCGCGGGCGGTGCTGCACCGCCTGACCGCCGCCATCCCCGATGAGGAACGCGGCAGCGAAGCGCAGTCTGGCACGTCGGAGTCGCAGCGCTTCTTCATCGAGGGGGCGGCGCGATTCATCGCACACCAGGCGGCGCACGGCCCACGCCACGCGCCGCCGGAGCTGTTGGCGGCCGAGCAGCACTGCGTCGAGACGGCGTCGCGGAACAAGTGGCGGCTGCCGGTCTACCAGGCCGTCGTGCGCGGCGAAGACTGCATCGACGATCCGGAGCTGTTCGCCGCCATCCAGGAGGCGTTCAGCGCCTATCTGGTGGACCGTGACGGTCTGCACGAGTTCTTGCGGTTTGTGGCGGGCGCGCACCGCGACCCGAACCACAGCGCGGAGATCATCTTCGGCAAGTCGTTGGAGTTGCTGCAGGTCGAGTGGATCGCCTCGCTGCGGGGAGACAAGGGCCGGCGGCTGATCTCGTTGTGGGAGTTCCTGCGGCTGGTCTGGCCGTACTTGAAGCCGTACCCGTGGCGGCAGGTGGAGTGCCTGGCGCTGATGTTCATCAGCAGCATCAGCACCCAGGTGACGCCGTTCCAGCTCCGCACGCTGATCGACATGCTCGGAAGCGACGCCGCCAAGATCGATCCGTGGGAGTACGGGCTGCCGCAGGCGGCGTGGCTGCTGATGGTGATGTCCATCGCCGCCCTGTTCAACATCACGGCCATCGTCAGGCTGGTCTACGTCGTGAACGTGCTGGGCCAGAACGTCTTACGTGACTTGCGGCTGGCCTACATCGACCGTGTGAACGGCATGAACACGGGCTACTTCAGCGGGATGCGGACCGGCGACCTGATGGCCCGCTTCACGAGCGATATGTCACGCCTCGCGGACCCGCTCGCCCGCACGATGACCTACACCATCTACTACGTCATCCTGCTGGTCATCACGTTCGTCAGTCTCGTCGTGCTGAGCTGGCAGCTGACCCTGGCGCTCTTGAGCATCCTGCCCGTCTACGTGCTGATCGCGAAGATCATCGGGCCGCCGCTGCAGCGCGTGACCCGGGGCCGGCAGGAGCGGCTGGCCCAGATCAACACCCACCTGGAAGAGATGGTCATCGCACACCCGGTGATCCAGATCTTCAACCTTCAGCGCTTCATGCGGGCGCGGATGAACCCCGAGGTGCACGAGTTCCGGCGGGTCGAGATTCGCGGCGACTTCCTTCGCAGCGTCTTCGAGCAGGCATCGGACGTGGCCGACCTGCTGGATATCCGCGTGGTGCTGTTCGTCGGCTCGATCCTGGTGCTGGCGCAGAACGATCAAGCCGTCAGCGGCATCATCGGCGCGATCACGGTTGGCACCATGATCGCTTTCAGCAACCTGATGGGTCGCTTCGTCCGTCCGATCCACAGCATCGGCAACCTGTACGCGGGCGTTGCGGTGGCGGCGGCGGCGCTCCGGCGCATCGAGAACGTCCTCCAGCAGCAGCCCGAGGATCTGGGAACGCCCATCGGCGGGACCGATCAGCCGCCGGCTGTCGCGCAGGGCATCCGGTACGAGAACGTGCATTTCGCATACGGCCTCGCGCCGACGCTCACCGATGTGTCGGTGGAGATCCCCGCCGGCACCAGCGCGGCGTTCGTCGGCCCGACGGGCGCTGGCAAGACGACCCTCGTCAACATGCTGCCGCGCTTCTACGACCCGGCCGCCGGCTCGGTGAAGATCGACGGCCGGGACATCCAGGAGATCGCGCTGCCGTCCCTGCGGAGCAGCCTGTCACTGGTGTCCCAGGAGACGGCGCTGTTCAACGGCACGGTGCGCGACAACATCGTGATGGGCCGGCTCGGGGCGACCGACGACGAGATCGTGGCGGCGGCGAAGGCGGCCTGCATTCACGAATTCATCATGACGCTGCCGGCGGGGTACGACACGATCATCGGCGAGCGCGGCAGCCGGTTCTCGGGCGGTCAGCGGCAGCGGCTTGCCATCGCGCGGGCGCTGCTGCGAGACGCCCCGATCTTGATCCTGGACGAGGCGACCAGCGCCCTCGACGCCGAAACCGAGCACGAGATCCTCGAAGAGCTGGCCGAGGCGACGCGCGGCAAGACGGTCATCAGCATCACCCATCGGCTGGCGCTGGCGATGCGCTCGGACAGGATCTACGTGCTGGACGGCGGTCGCGTCGTGGAGTCGGGCACCCACGACGAGTTGCTGGCGGACGGCGGGCTCTATCGCAAGCTGTTCGAAGACCAGAACTCGGCCCTGCTCGAAAAGAACGGCACGAGCAACGGTGCACGGAGCGGCGACGGGAAGCATCGTGCCAGCGGGGCCGGCGAGTCAGGGATGTTGACGCCGACCTGA
- a CDS encoding pentapeptide repeat-containing protein yields MAPRRRRWTEADIASIEEGDDIDGAIFDGLPFRGHSLKECTFTECSFENADLRNVRLSSAAFADCNLANALVAGAILFGATFERTKLLGVDFHEVERTEALTFRSCNLDLASFRGLDLSGVVFDRSSLVEADLSFTNLRRTSLVEADLSRAALQETAFQQTDLRGSTLTGWSLRTLDLRGTIMDRRQLEALALELGIQIV; encoded by the coding sequence GTGGCTCCACGACGCCGGCGCTGGACCGAAGCCGACATCGCCTCCATCGAGGAGGGCGACGACATCGACGGCGCGATCTTCGACGGGCTGCCGTTTCGTGGGCACAGCCTCAAGGAGTGTACGTTCACCGAGTGCTCGTTCGAGAACGCCGATCTCCGCAACGTTCGGCTGAGTTCAGCGGCGTTCGCCGACTGCAATCTCGCCAACGCCCTGGTGGCCGGCGCGATCCTGTTCGGGGCGACCTTCGAGCGAACGAAGCTGCTCGGCGTCGATTTCCACGAGGTCGAGCGCACCGAGGCGCTGACCTTCCGAAGCTGCAACCTCGATCTCGCCAGCTTTCGCGGGCTTGACCTGTCGGGCGTGGTTTTCGACCGGTCCTCGTTGGTGGAAGCCGACCTGTCGTTCACAAACCTCAGGAGGACGTCGCTGGTCGAGGCTGACCTGTCGCGGGCGGCCCTGCAAGAGACGGCGTTTCAGCAGACCGACCTTCGCGGTTCCACGCTGACGGGCTGGAGCCTGCGGACCCTGGATCTGCGCGGCACGATTATGGACCGCCGTCAGCTCGAAGCGCTGGCCCTGGAGCTGGGCATCCAGATCGTCTAG
- a CDS encoding cadherin-like domain-containing protein produces MLLVAALLLPLQAPAARAGTLGYAKSFGGQFTDEGFSIAVTSTGTVYVAGRYFDTVDFDPGLGTANSTATGANTTDGFVSGFNVSGDYVSPGLNLSSWIHRSGSGWRPNGVFQSWRRRCVRGEARFKRRHDLGHGVPWPSVRFGQWHCRRRHRQCLCDGPFLGNRQLQCAREPCQPCQPGSGGRVPRQAEYQRCARLGKALWRRLVRCWFRSRGGCGQLSVSAANGVVANDSGADTNKALWTVTVTAQPAKGTMNFSADGSFTYTPNANASGGDAFTYRVTDPDGLSATATASITINAIACGPRPSVVTAKSVANGALQVTVSVSDANGPSQNRLQSVTFGSLQNAAVTVNGQPISSEQAVQAPANSVSMSFAVQRVTPGQATTVTYTVTDSCGSWQSFVGGGTSAGF; encoded by the coding sequence ATGCTGCTCGTGGCCGCACTGCTGCTGCCACTCCAGGCCCCGGCCGCCCGAGCTGGGACGCTCGGGTACGCAAAGAGCTTCGGTGGCCAGTTCACCGACGAGGGGTTCAGCATCGCCGTGACCAGCACGGGCACCGTCTACGTGGCCGGCCGCTACTTCGACACTGTGGACTTCGATCCTGGTCTGGGAACAGCCAACTCCACCGCCACGGGAGCGAACACCACGGATGGGTTCGTCTCCGGGTTCAATGTGAGCGGCGACTACGTCAGTCCGGGCCTGAACCTCAGCTCGTGGATTCATCGGTCTGGATCAGGGTGGCGGCCAAATGGTGTATTCCAGTCTTGGCGGCGACGATGTGTTCGTGGTGAAGCTCGATTCAAGCGGCGCCACGATCTGGGGCACGGCGTTCCGTGGCCCTCAGTCAGATTCGGGCAATGGCATTGCCGCAGACGGCACCGGCAATGTCTATGCGACGGGCCATTTCTCGGGAACAGACAACTTCAATGCGCTCGGGAGCCCTGTCAACCTTGTCAGCCTGGGTCAGGAGGACGTGTACCTCGTCAAGCTGAATACCAACGGTGCGCTCGTCTGGGCAAAGCGCTTTGGCGCCGGCTCGTTCGATGCTGGTTCCGGAGTCGCGGTGGATGCGGCCAGCTCAGCGTATCGGCCGCGAACGGCGTAGTCGCCAACGACAGCGGCGCCGACACGAACAAGGCCCTCTGGACGGTTACGGTCACCGCTCAGCCGGCGAAGGGAACGATGAACTTCAGCGCCGACGGCTCATTCACCTACACGCCCAACGCGAACGCAAGCGGCGGCGACGCGTTCACCTACCGGGTGACCGACCCGGACGGGCTATCTGCCACGGCCACCGCCTCTATCACCATCAATGCCATCGCCTGCGGTCCACGCCCGAGCGTCGTGACGGCCAAGAGCGTCGCCAATGGGGCGCTCCAGGTCACGGTCAGCGTCTCGGACGCCAACGGCCCAAGCCAGAATCGGCTTCAATCAGTCACGTTTGGGTCGCTCCAGAACGCCGCCGTGACCGTGAATGGCCAGCCGATCTCAAGCGAGCAGGCGGTGCAGGCGCCGGCCAATAGCGTGTCGATGAGCTTCGCGGTTCAGCGGGTCACGCCTGGGCAAGCCACGACGGTGACGTACACGGTGACCGACAGTTGCGGCTCCTGGCAGAGCTTCGTGGGAGGCGGGACAAGCGCCGGGTTCTGA
- a CDS encoding thiamine pyrophosphate-binding protein, protein MGSVNGAGLLVRTLSQARVGPVFTLSGNQILPVYEAGLDAGLRFIDGRHESAVAHMADAWGRLTGRPGVCLVTAGPGHTNALTGLATAHFAESPMLLLSGGSLISQEGRGGFQELDQVGAARPLCKAAWQARSADELPALVARAWRTALEGTPGPVHITLPFDVLQATVDEASVAMPDDADLLPTPVRADEDAVEQAVALLASASRPLVLGSPSAWRGAAGTRLRGLLDLSGLPGFTVESPRGLTDPALHGVGARFRDADAVLLVGPQDFAVGFAGPGALGTARLIQVASSSSEIGASRPADVALVGDAETVLGQLAAAAGGRTWQRSGWAGELAAAPQAGRARLAEHEQSDASPIHPLRLAAAVRGFLDPGDSVALDGGEMGQWARWAVGGGEYMTILNGKFGGIGPAIPFAIAAKVARPARRCVAFLGDGTFGFHGLELDTAVRFNLPLVVVVGNDAGWAAERHRQRAVYGPDRVVAGDLLLTRYDRVAEGLGCHGEFVEQPQELRPALERAFASGRPACVNVAIDSVPSPSLTQ, encoded by the coding sequence ATGGGCAGCGTCAATGGTGCAGGGTTGCTGGTTCGGACGCTGAGTCAGGCGCGCGTCGGTCCCGTTTTCACGCTCTCCGGAAACCAGATTCTGCCCGTGTACGAAGCGGGTCTCGACGCCGGTCTGCGGTTCATTGACGGCCGCCACGAGTCGGCGGTGGCGCACATGGCTGACGCCTGGGGCCGCCTGACCGGGCGTCCCGGCGTGTGCCTGGTGACGGCCGGCCCGGGCCACACTAATGCCCTGACGGGTCTGGCGACGGCGCACTTCGCCGAATCGCCGATGCTCCTGCTGAGCGGTGGCAGCCTGATCTCGCAGGAGGGCCGAGGGGGCTTCCAGGAGCTGGACCAAGTCGGTGCGGCGCGCCCGCTCTGCAAGGCAGCCTGGCAGGCCCGTTCGGCGGACGAGCTGCCGGCGCTGGTGGCCCGCGCATGGCGCACGGCGCTCGAAGGCACGCCCGGACCGGTCCACATCACCCTGCCGTTTGATGTACTGCAAGCAACGGTAGACGAGGCATCGGTGGCGATGCCCGACGATGCTGACCTGCTTCCGACGCCCGTGCGGGCCGACGAGGATGCCGTCGAACAGGCGGTGGCGCTGCTGGCCTCGGCATCCCGACCGCTGGTGCTCGGGAGTCCCTCGGCCTGGCGCGGCGCGGCCGGCACGCGGTTGCGCGGCCTGCTCGACCTGAGCGGTCTGCCCGGCTTCACCGTCGAGAGCCCGCGCGGCCTGACCGACCCGGCGCTTCACGGCGTCGGGGCGCGTTTCAGGGACGCGGATGCGGTGCTGCTCGTGGGACCACAGGATTTCGCCGTTGGTTTCGCCGGTCCGGGGGCGCTCGGCACGGCCCGGTTGATCCAGGTCGCATCTAGCTCCAGCGAGATCGGTGCGAGCCGACCGGCCGACGTGGCGCTGGTCGGCGACGCCGAGACGGTCCTCGGGCAACTGGCAGCAGCGGCCGGCGGCCGGACGTGGCAGCGGTCCGGCTGGGCCGGCGAGCTTGCGGCGGCGCCACAGGCGGGGCGGGCGCGGCTGGCGGAACACGAGCAATCGGATGCCAGCCCGATCCATCCGCTGCGGCTGGCAGCGGCCGTCCGCGGCTTTCTCGATCCGGGCGACAGCGTCGCGCTTGACGGCGGCGAGATGGGGCAGTGGGCGCGCTGGGCCGTTGGCGGCGGTGAGTACATGACGATCCTGAACGGGAAGTTCGGCGGCATCGGCCCGGCGATTCCGTTCGCCATCGCGGCGAAGGTCGCCCGACCGGCTCGCCGGTGTGTGGCCTTCCTGGGAGACGGTACCTTCGGGTTCCACGGGCTGGAGCTGGACACGGCGGTCCGGTTCAACCTGCCGCTGGTCGTCGTGGTCGGGAACGACGCCGGCTGGGCGGCCGAACGGCATCGGCAGCGCGCCGTCTACGGGCCGGATCGGGTCGTCGCCGGCGATCTGCTGCTGACCCGCTACGACCGGGTGGCCGAAGGGCTGGGCTGTCACGGTGAGTTCGTCGAGCAGCCCCAGGAGCTGCGGCCGGCTCTCGAACGCGCCTTCGCGAGCGGCAGGCCAGCCTGCGTCAACGTCGCAATCGACAGCGTGCCGAGCCCGTCGCTGACGCAGTAG
- a CDS encoding ABC transporter ATP-binding protein, producing MANTLLTAAKVTKRFGGLVAVNEVDFSIEEGAIVSLIGPNGAGKTTFFNMIAGLYDVTSGEIQFRGKRLDTASPHQITTLGIARTFQNIRLFATMSALDNVLVGMHARLKAGVIGSVLRLPSVVAEERHAREQAHHLLEFVGLDGTADTWARNLPYGDQRRLEIARALATQPTLLLLDEPSAGMNPQERNSLTDLIRRLRVELGLTVFLIEHHMGLVMGISDRVTVLDHGTKIAEGTPHEVQRDPRVIEAYLGRAATA from the coding sequence ATGGCGAACACGCTGCTGACCGCGGCGAAGGTCACCAAGCGCTTCGGCGGCCTCGTCGCCGTCAACGAGGTGGACTTCAGCATTGAGGAAGGCGCCATCGTCAGCCTGATCGGCCCGAACGGGGCCGGCAAGACGACCTTCTTCAACATGATCGCCGGCCTCTACGACGTGACCTCCGGCGAGATCCAGTTCCGGGGCAAGCGGCTCGACACCGCCAGCCCGCACCAGATCACCACGCTAGGCATCGCACGGACGTTCCAGAACATCCGCCTGTTCGCCACCATGAGCGCGCTCGACAATGTGCTGGTCGGTATGCACGCGCGCTTGAAGGCCGGCGTCATCGGGAGCGTGCTGCGCCTCCCCAGCGTGGTAGCGGAGGAACGGCACGCCCGCGAACAGGCGCATCACCTGCTCGAGTTTGTCGGTCTGGACGGCACCGCCGACACCTGGGCCAGGAACCTGCCCTACGGCGATCAGCGCCGCCTGGAGATCGCGCGGGCGCTGGCGACCCAGCCGACTTTGCTGCTGCTCGACGAGCCGTCCGCCGGCATGAACCCACAGGAGCGCAATTCGCTGACCGACCTGATCCGCCGCCTGCGCGTCGAGCTGGGCCTGACGGTCTTCCTGATCGAGCACCATATGGGGCTGGTGATGGGCATCTCTGACCGCGTCACGGTGCTGGATCACGGGACGAAAATCGCCGAAGGGACGCCGCACGAGGTTCAGCGCGACCCCCGCGTGATCGAGGCGTACCTCGGTCGTGCGGCGACGGCCTGA
- a CDS encoding ABC transporter ATP-binding protein, whose translation MATLELQNIHTFYGNIHALQGITIDVKDGEIVTLIGANGAGKSTTLRTISGILQPREGVVKLDGQSINGLPPHEIVEKGVCQVPEGRRIFSRMTVRENLEMGAFIRKDKAGIKSDLDRILQLFPRLAERIGQKGGTLSGGEQQMLAIGRALMSRPKILLLDEPSMGLAPILVETIFDTVQEINAQGVTVLLVEQNAVMALQIAHRGYVLETGTIVLADSAESLRQNETVQKAYLGIE comes from the coding sequence ATGGCAACGCTTGAGCTTCAGAACATCCACACGTTCTACGGCAACATCCACGCGCTTCAAGGGATCACCATCGACGTCAAGGATGGCGAGATCGTCACGCTGATCGGGGCGAACGGCGCGGGCAAGAGCACCACGCTCCGCACCATCTCCGGCATCCTCCAGCCCCGCGAAGGCGTGGTCAAGCTTGACGGTCAGTCGATCAATGGCCTGCCGCCGCACGAGATCGTGGAGAAGGGTGTCTGCCAGGTGCCCGAGGGTCGCCGCATCTTCTCCCGGATGACGGTCCGCGAGAACCTGGAGATGGGCGCGTTCATCCGCAAGGACAAGGCCGGCATCAAGAGTGACCTGGACCGCATCCTCCAGCTCTTCCCGCGACTTGCCGAGCGCATCGGGCAGAAGGGCGGCACGCTCTCCGGCGGCGAGCAGCAGATGCTGGCCATCGGGCGGGCCTTGATGTCGCGGCCGAAGATCCTGCTGCTGGATGAGCCGTCGATGGGCCTCGCGCCGATCCTCGTCGAGACGATCTTCGACACGGTCCAGGAGATCAATGCCCAGGGCGTCACGGTGCTGCTGGTGGAGCAGAACGCCGTGATGGCGCTGCAGATCGCGCACCGGGGCTACGTGCTGGAGACGGGGACCATCGTGCTGGCGGACAGCGCCGAGAGCCTGCGCCAGAACGAGACGGTTCAGAAGGCGTACCTCGGCATCGAGTAG
- a CDS encoding M20 family metallopeptidase, with product MREIDELKRQVIGEVDRLAPRLWEAAQSIGRNPELGHQEHKSVATLTGLLSEGGVDAELGIADLPTAWRARIGGRRRPTVAILAEFDALPGIGHGCGHNLIGPSAVGAGLALATVAQYLPGSVVILGTPAEESTVDNSGGKVHLVRAGEFDAVDASIMFHPSQYTNISVEGSLAARGVDFIYHGKAAHAALYPWEGINALDGVLHTYAGINALRQHVRPDIRIHGVITRGGGVPNVVPEIASCRFRVRAPTAEELESVFQRVVQCAEGGAMMAGARLDVREYMPPYENVVPNLTLARAFRRNLEALGLDVLPERPVPGLGSTDFGNVTRKVPAIEAGISISDPDAPHHSAAFAEAALSEKAHGAVLAAAKGLAMTAIDILSDPSLLSAAKAEFDDGPGRRLQG from the coding sequence ATGCGCGAGATTGACGAGCTGAAACGACAGGTTATCGGCGAGGTCGACCGGCTGGCGCCGCGTCTCTGGGAGGCGGCGCAGAGCATCGGGCGCAACCCGGAGCTGGGGCACCAGGAGCACAAGTCGGTGGCGACGCTGACTGGCCTGCTCTCCGAGGGCGGCGTCGACGCTGAGCTGGGGATCGCGGATCTGCCGACGGCCTGGCGGGCGCGGATCGGCGGGCGGCGGCGGCCGACTGTCGCCATCCTGGCCGAGTTCGATGCGCTGCCGGGCATCGGGCATGGCTGCGGGCACAACCTGATCGGGCCGTCGGCGGTGGGCGCAGGGCTGGCCCTCGCGACGGTCGCACAGTACCTGCCCGGCAGTGTGGTCATCCTGGGCACGCCAGCCGAGGAATCGACGGTGGACAACTCCGGCGGCAAGGTGCATCTCGTCCGCGCGGGCGAATTCGACGCCGTCGATGCCAGCATCATGTTTCACCCGAGCCAGTACACGAACATCAGCGTCGAGGGCTCGCTGGCGGCGCGCGGGGTCGACTTCATCTACCACGGCAAGGCGGCGCACGCGGCGCTGTATCCCTGGGAGGGCATCAACGCGCTGGACGGCGTCCTGCACACCTACGCTGGGATCAACGCGCTGCGCCAGCATGTGCGTCCGGATATCCGCATTCATGGCGTCATCACCCGGGGCGGCGGCGTCCCGAACGTCGTGCCGGAGATCGCCTCGTGCCGGTTCCGCGTGCGCGCTCCCACCGCTGAGGAGCTGGAGTCGGTGTTTCAGCGGGTGGTGCAGTGCGCCGAAGGCGGTGCGATGATGGCTGGCGCTCGCCTGGACGTGCGCGAGTACATGCCGCCCTATGAGAACGTCGTCCCGAACCTGACGCTGGCCCGGGCGTTCCGGCGCAACCTCGAAGCTCTGGGCCTCGACGTGCTGCCCGAGCGGCCGGTGCCCGGCCTCGGCTCGACGGACTTCGGCAACGTGACCCGCAAGGTGCCGGCCATCGAGGCCGGGATCTCGATCTCGGATCCCGATGCGCCGCACCACTCGGCGGCCTTCGCCGAGGCTGCGCTGTCCGAGAAGGCCCACGGGGCGGTGCTGGCGGCGGCCAAGGGGCTGGCGATGACGGCCATCGACATCCTGTCGGACCCGTCGCTGCTCTCTGCGGCGAAGGCCGAGTTCGACGACGGCCCGGGCAGGCGGCTCCAGGGCTGA